The nucleotide window AGGCGACGGCGTTGCTGGCCACGGCGGGGAGGCCCATCCGCCGCGCGGCGGCGAGCACGCCGTGCCGCTCCCGGCCCGGCACCAGCTCGGCGTAGAGGTCGCTGGGTCCGCTCATCGCGCGGACTCGCTCGAGGAACGGAACGGAACGGGAGAGGAGCACGAGGCCGCCTCGGTCAGCGGCAACGATCTCCGCCAACGATGCTGCCCCGCTGTTGCCGCCTCCCTGCCTCCCGGCCTCCCAACCCCGCTGTTCTGCCTCACCCCCTAGCCCCCTCTCCATGATATGGAGAGGGGGGACTTTCCTTTCCATCCAATGGATTTGCGTAATCGCTCGGCACAGCGCTCCCCATCCCCGTTCATCTTGCGCCAGCGCCACCGCCTCCTGGTCCTCGAGCCGGAGATGCGCACCGAGGATGGGGCGGATGCCAGCCGACTCGGCGGCCTGCTGGAACTCCACCGCCCCGTACACGCCGTTCGTGTCGGTGCAGGCGAGGGTACGAAAGCCGCGCGCGATCGCAGCCTGGACGAGCGCTTCAGGGCTCGATGCGCCGAAACCGAAGGAGAAATGCGAGTGCGTGTGAAGATGAGTAAACACGGTGTGTCTCGGCAGACTTGATCTGTGGGGGTCGGCGTGGTCGTCGGCTTCGGCAGCACCGAACCCGGCCGCCCCGCTCCCCTGTGGTGGTGCCTGCGCCGACGAACCCTGCCTCCCTCATCACGGCGCGGCGCAGGCTCGCGGCGGCGATGCTACGTTGCTCGCTTCCATGGCGGGTTCAGCTTCAGGATCCGCTTGTACGCCGGACACCCCGGCGTGTGCGCGCCCGGCAAGTACCCGGTGCTGAGGAGAAACTCGCCGGTGATTTCGCCGCCGGTGAAGCGAAAGGTTTGCCTGAAGAGCCGAACCCATTCCTCCTTGGGGAGCGGGTGGTGCGCATCGAGCCAGGCGGCGAAGCCGCCATGCGACGTGCGGAGCGCGAGCACTTGCCGAGCGTTGTGGACGGCGGCTTCAACCTTGAGGCGGTTGCGGATGATGCCGGCGTCGGCCAGCAGACGGTTGGTGTCGCGCGCGCCGTAGCGCGCCACCGTCTCGACGTCGAAGCCGCTGTAGGCTTGCCTGAACGCCTCGCGCTTCTTGAGGATGGTGAGCCAGCTGAGACCGGCCTGGTTGATTTCCAGGATCAGCCGCTCGA belongs to Gemmatimonadales bacterium and includes:
- a CDS encoding DNA-3-methyladenine glycosylase I, encoding MATTYCEIAPGHEWHGPYHDTEYGVPIADESALFERLILEINQAGLSWLTILKKREAFRQAYSGFDVETVARYGARDTNRLLADAGIIRNRLKVEAAVHNARQVLALRTSHGGFAAWLDAHHPLPKEEWVRLFRQTFRFTGGEITGEFLLSTGYLPGAHTPGCPAYKRILKLNPPWKRAT